A genomic stretch from Nocardia wallacei includes:
- a CDS encoding DUF5753 domain-containing protein, translated as MSSAFAFADNEGEPDDDLASRWLDTYLDLERSASLIRCYAPGMIPGLLQTAQYTREVLAIADPDHATGPHPQLAALEQRKQLLARSNPPRLWIVLEQAALRRQLGSHQAWREQLDHLAHIAARPGFSVQIMPDHAAGPIISTVPFTVFRFAATHRGDIVHVPHATGAAFLDGRREIDAYHEIWNRLCINALGPERTSDIVAAAAAGATL; from the coding sequence ATGAGCAGTGCCTTCGCCTTCGCGGACAACGAAGGCGAGCCGGACGACGATCTCGCATCGCGCTGGCTCGACACCTATCTCGACCTCGAGCGTTCCGCCTCGCTCATCCGCTGCTACGCACCCGGCATGATTCCCGGTCTGTTGCAGACCGCGCAGTACACCAGAGAGGTTCTCGCGATCGCGGACCCGGACCACGCCACCGGACCGCATCCGCAGCTCGCCGCGCTGGAACAGCGTAAACAGCTGCTGGCCCGGTCGAATCCGCCGCGCCTGTGGATCGTGCTCGAGCAGGCCGCGCTGCGCCGCCAGCTCGGCAGCCACCAGGCGTGGCGCGAGCAGCTCGACCATCTGGCCCACATCGCCGCCCGGCCCGGTTTCAGCGTGCAGATCATGCCCGACCACGCCGCCGGGCCGATCATCAGCACCGTGCCGTTCACGGTCTTCCGATTCGCCGCCACCCATCGCGGCGATATCGTGCACGTCCCGCACGCCACCGGCGCCGCGTTCCTCGACGGCCGCCGCGAGATCGACGCGTACCACGAGATCTGGAATCGCCTGTGCATCAATGCCCTCGGCCCCGAACGGACCAGCGACATCGTGGCGGCGGCGGCCGCGGGAGCTACGCTGTAG
- a CDS encoding ADP-ribosylglycohydrolase family protein, with product MHTDLMFDSLDGLSVGDALGAEFPILRRSLSDIRAGELGEREWRWTDDTQMACTVIAELHLRGGIDPDRLARAFADRFEAHRDYGFLTVDTLRRIRDGVHWREAAGAAYDGQGSCGNGAAMRVAPLGACYAGDPETIAAEAVRSAEVTHRHPEGVRGAVAVALAAGAAARNRLGGTRPAPAEFITEILGHLEDGETTRSIRHARTLLGTSAERAAHELGNGSRVTAQDTVPFAIWVAATHLDDYPTAITTCIAADGDIDTTSAIVGGIVAAHTGTGTVTGVPRAWLAAREPLPAWLDAARRTRPRGSARPGRLRRWLSGGS from the coding sequence ATGCACACCGATCTGATGTTCGATTCGCTGGACGGGCTGTCCGTGGGCGACGCGCTCGGCGCGGAGTTCCCGATCCTGCGCCGATCACTGTCGGATATTCGCGCCGGCGAGCTCGGGGAGCGGGAGTGGCGATGGACCGACGACACTCAGATGGCCTGTACCGTCATCGCCGAACTGCACCTGCGCGGCGGAATCGATCCGGACCGGCTGGCCCGCGCGTTCGCCGATCGCTTCGAGGCGCACCGCGACTACGGCTTCCTCACCGTCGACACCTTGCGCCGGATCCGGGACGGGGTGCACTGGCGAGAGGCGGCCGGGGCCGCTTACGACGGCCAAGGTTCCTGCGGCAACGGCGCGGCCATGCGGGTCGCTCCGCTCGGCGCGTGCTACGCCGGTGATCCGGAAACGATTGCGGCCGAGGCGGTCCGGTCGGCAGAGGTGACGCACCGGCATCCGGAGGGAGTGCGCGGCGCGGTCGCGGTGGCGCTCGCCGCCGGTGCGGCCGCGCGCAACCGCCTCGGCGGCACGCGGCCCGCACCCGCCGAGTTCATCACCGAGATCCTCGGCCATCTCGAGGACGGCGAGACGACCCGGTCGATTCGCCACGCCCGCACCCTCCTCGGGACCTCGGCCGAGCGGGCCGCGCACGAACTCGGCAACGGCTCCCGGGTCACCGCGCAGGACACGGTGCCGTTCGCGATCTGGGTCGCCGCAACACATCTGGACGACTACCCCACCGCGATCACCACGTGCATCGCGGCCGACGGGGACATCGACACCACCAGCGCCATCGTCGGCGGGATCGTCGCCGCCCACACCGGTACCGGCACGGTCACGGGAGTCCCACGGGCGTGGCTCGCCGCCCGGGAACCGCTGCCCGCCTGGCTCGACGCGGCCCGGCGGACGCGGCCGCGCGGATCGGCCCGGCCGGGCCGGCTGCGGCGGTGGCTGTCGGGCGGGTCGTAG